One part of the Phoenix dactylifera cultivar Barhee BC4 chromosome 4, palm_55x_up_171113_PBpolish2nd_filt_p, whole genome shotgun sequence genome encodes these proteins:
- the LOC120110584 gene encoding F-box protein At4g35733-like gives MASSCTRTEGVEEEKGGPEWSQLPKELLELIAKKVALLSDYIRFRSVCKSWRSAAQPGNLRPQPPFLLLPHNLFIDSRSFFSLYTGKTHTLSVPGTSNKTILASSCGWMLLLDIAAIGVSLLNPVTGAQIQLPPPTSFRERPGLDWSYLFYRWEGFLSLGPDSSQRDWVVMVLCHDGSKDIHYCRPGDGAWSLLKANSAGVPSSVAYAKGQFCVLDRHGHLTIYAAALAAAAAEAAPPSRVILSSLLPPSTVPAKYYLGKASEAELLLLAHSSKFADPDNGVSKDFKLFKLDLGARLLEWSEINGIDGKTLFLTLGHCSMARARDFPGLGEDCVYFEALFDFLQYWDGQFRHIEALNLKNGVYESVWHAWKDLSKDLTDPIWVSFSLC, from the coding sequence ATGGCATCATCTTGTACTCGTACCGAAGGagtagaagaagagaaaggagggcCAGAATGGTCCCAGCTCCCGAAGGAGCTCTTGGAGCTCATAGCCAAGAAGGTGGCCCTCCTCTCCGATTACATCCGATTCCGCTCCGTCTGCAAGTCGTGGCGCTCCGCCGCGCAGCCCGGCAACCTCCGCCCCCAGCCCCCGTTTCTCCTGCTCCCCCACAACCTCTTCATTGACTCCCGCTCCTTCTTTAGCCTCTACACCGGAAAAACCCACACCCTCTCCGTTCCCGGAACCAGCAACAAGACGATCCTCGCGTCGTCCTGCGGATGGATGCTGCTGCTCGACATCGCCGCCATCGGCGTGTCTTTGTTGAACCCCGTCACCGGCGCCCAAATCCAGCTCCCCCCACCGACCAGCTTCCGCGAGCGTCCGGGCCTCGACTGGTCCTACCTGTTTTACCGCTGGGAAGGGTTCTTATCCTTGGGCCCCGATTCCTCTCAGCGCGACTGGGTGGTGATGGTGCTGTGCCATGATGGCTCCAAGGACATCCACTACTGTAGACCAGGAGATGGAGCCTGGAGTTTGCTTAAAGCCAATTCAGCTGGCGTCCCTTCCTCCGTCGCATATGCCAAGGGGCAATTCTGTGTGCTGGATCGGCATGGCCATCTCACCATCTATGCTGCTGctcttgctgctgctgctgctgaagcTGCACCTCCTTCCAGAGTCATCCTTTCTTCGCTGCTTCCTCCCTCCACTGTTCCTGCTAAATATTACCTGGGGAAGGCATCCGAAGCGGAGCTGTTACTGTTAGCCCATAGCTCGAAGTTTGCCGATCCAGACAATGGTGTCTCGAAGGATTTCAAACTTTTTAAGCTGGATTTGGGTGCACGGCTGCTCGAGTGGTCTGAGATTAACGGGATCGATGGTAAGACATTGTTTTTGACGCTGGGTCACTGCTCGATGGCCCGCGCGAGGGACTTTCCTGGGCTCGGAGAAGATTGTGTCTATTTCGAAGCTCTTTTTGATTTTCTCCAGTATTGGGATGGCCAGTTCCGTCACATAGAAGCGCTGAACTTAAAGAACGGTGTTTATGAATCAGTTTGGCACGCGTGGAAAGATCTTTCGAAAGATCTGACGGATCCTATTTGGGTTTCGTTCAGTCTCTGTTAG